AGAATTATTTGGATTGTCGATATTTATCACCGTGTGAGGCCGTCTGGCGATTGTTTTCGTTTGACATCCATTATTCAAGACCATCGGTTATCAAATTGTCATACCATTTGCCTAATCAACAATCAGTGACATTGCGCGATTCCCGGCAACTCCCTCCCATTCTACACAGAGAGAGCGTTAAAGAGACAATGTTTACACAATGGGGTGAACTTAACAAATAGGATGAACATGCGCGGTTCCTAACTTACCCAAAAATCCCCAAAGATTACGTGTGGAACCAAGACGCCAAAAGATGGACCCGGAGAAAACTAAGAACATGCATCGGACGCATTGTCTATTCAAATCCTGCATCAGGTGAACGTTACTATCTACGGATGTTGTTGAAAATAGTTAAAGGGCTCCATTCTTTTGAAGAAATTTGAGCTGTAGATGGTACATTGCACCCCACATTTAAAGATGCATGCTTTGCACATGGTTTGTTGAACGATGATAAAGAATGGACAGAAGCCATCTCTGAAGCAAGGCTATGGGCAACAGGTTCGCAACTGCGAGACTTATTTGTGACCATGTTACTCTTTTACAATGTAAGTCAACCACTCACACTATGGGAACTAAATTGGGAAGCTTTATCAGAGGACATTCTctataaaaaaaaaaggaaaatattCAACTTTCCAGATTTGATCCTAACCGAGGCTCAGCTTAAAAATTATTGCTTAGTCGAGATACAaggaattttaaataaaaatggcaAATCTTTAGCTGACTTCCCCGAGCTTCCGCAGCCAGACCAATCAATGCTAACCCAAATGGACAACCGTCTAATACGCGAGGAATTAAACTACAACATAAAAGAAATGACTACCTTACATAACACCCTTTTCAGCTCACTCAACCCAGAGCAACTACAAATATATCTCCAGGTCATTAACGCTGTTCATAAACAACAAGGTGGTCTATTTTTTTTATATGGTCCTAGTGGCACTGGGAAAACATTATTATACAATGCCGTCCTCGCAAAATTAAGGTCAGAAAGGCTGATTGTGCTCGCAGTTGCATCTTCAGGTGTGTTTACCTTTGACTATATATGGTTGCCAACTCAACTTACCATTAACATATTACCTACTACACAAAAAAACATTTCATACATGCTACCACTACCAACACTAACAAGCCTAAACTACAGGTATCACATCATTGCTTTTACCCGGAGGGTGGACAGCACACACTCGATTCGTCATCCCACTGGAATTAATGGAAAACAGCACATGCGGAATAAAACAACAAACACACTTGGCATCACTTATTCAAGAAGTCCGTTTAATAATTTGGGATGAGGCGTCAATGACTCAAAGGTTCGCTTTCGAGGCCCTAGATAAAACTTTGCGAGACATTTTAGGGGCGAAGGATGATAGAAACAGATCAAAGATTTTTGGAGGTATGCCTGTCTTACTAGGGGGCGACTTTAGACAAATACTTCTAGTGATACCAAAGGGCAAAAGACAAGAAATAGTTCATGCATGCATTAACAGGTCCGAATTATGGCAACATTGTAACCTGCACACACTATCTCGCAATATGCGTGTGAACGAATACACTCCAGATGGACATCTTGATGCACGAAAACAAAACTTCAATAAATGGGTACTAGATATAGGGGAAGGTAAAGTTCCTGCAATTGCTAAAGATAGGGAGGATGAGCCAACATGGATAAAAATTCCCGAAGAATTCATTATATCTTCAAGCAAGCCCCCGATTGAAACGATCGTTGACACGATATTTCCAGATTTCCCCGTGAGACAGGATGATGAAGATTACTTACGAGAGGGGGCTATTTTGACACCAAGAAATGATGACGCGGATGAGATTAATAAACATATGTTCAAAAAATTACAAGGAGCAACAATGACATACAAAAGCTCTGATGAGATTTGCAAGGGATTAACCGACAGCATGGAACAACAACAAACATATCCCGTGGAATACTTAAATACATTAAACTTCCCTGGTGTTCCTCCTCACAAACTTAAGCTAAAATTAGGTCAAACAGTTATGTTGTTACGAAACCTGCCCAACCGCAGGTCTGTGCAACGGAACACGTCTCTTCCTAACAGATTTCAAAAAGTTTGTTCTTCAAGCCCGGATTATAATAGGCTCGCATATAGGAAAAACAGTCATCATTCCACGGATTGTTCTTACGTCGGCCCAAACAAAATGGCCCTTTGTGATGCAACGAATTCAATTCCCAGTCAAGCCCTGTTATGTAATGACAATAAACAAAAGCCAGGGACAATCTTTAAAATCTGTCGGTCTTTACCTACCGAAACCAGTTTTTAGCCACGGACAACTATACGTTGCCCTATCATGAGTAACCGACCCAGCTGGTTTAAAAATAGTCATGATAAATGATAGCGACGAACGTTTAAAGGGTCACACACGAAATGTTGTGTACAGGGAAACTTTCTTCAACTTGAAACATGATTCATAGAGGTATGCTTACTACTAATTTCAATCATTTAATTATTTCATCTCAAACACCATGATTTGATGTTATTATTCCACAATGCAGATTCCACACATTTTGGCACCCCCGCACCAACCTTCGCGAGGTATTTTATTAGCATTTTACTTTCATATACTCACTAACTTTATTAGTTGTGCACATAATGCCATTCATTGATTAGAATTCCATCATTACCATAGACATATTACACGAAAAGGGCATCGGATTTGTTGGAAAACATCAGCTACTACTAAAGTCGAAGGCACATCAACAGTGGACTAACTATGTTCATCAATCCCTTTCTCATCCTTAATAATACAAGTGTTATAGTTTTTTTTGTATAATCATTTGTATGGTTGTAGATAAATAAATTAAACTTCATGTGTCTTTCATATATTTTTAACTACATACTAACTCAATAACTCAATATGATTGTCGTTAAACCAATTACCAAAGGAATTACCCCCTTTAGCCGATTGCTATACGACCCACCCCACTAACCGCAGACCATACAACtgttcgtgcaacgcacgggcactgCAACTAGTTGATTTAATTAGTGTGGTGTCGACAACCTTTAATAACCAGACAaagatgaaagaataaaattatctCACAGAATTAAAGGGGATTTGGACTGTTAACAGAATTTGTCATTGCACTGTGATGGAATTCATTTTAATAATCAGACTAGGGACAGGAGTAATATTCTTATACAAATTGTTTAGGATATAAAGTTGAATACGtgatttatctatttttatttaGTTATAAAtcgtatttatacatgtatatatattagtatatgtatttatatttatatattgtatccGTATTTGTTTATATATTTGATGTGTATTTGCATACTGAATTTTGTAACATTACACaatatataaatctattaataaatttaaggatgttattaatttttaataagaatacaaatactaataatgataatagaaatatattaaataataatattaataataatttttatcacaattatactaatattaataataagaataagagtaattataaaatgataataataataataatattaatgttaataccaataataaaaatgatataataataatgttattaatacaacTTTATTTTAAACTTGCAATTAAATTTAATGTAGTAGTATTTCATATTATTTTCTATGTTATATAACTATTTAATATACATttcataataacttatattgaattTTATACTTtctaatatattacaatatatagtcAACAATTATGTATAGTATCATATATATCTATAGCTTCATTTTAAATTACCCtttattattttgtatcttattttacaactCTAGTTTTAATGtttaacttatattttataatttcaatttattatgtatactttcatttatatatatatatatatatatatatatatatatatatatatatatatatctatatctatatctatatatacataattgttcgtgaattgttcgtgaatcgttcgggGGTAGTCAAAGGTCTAATGTAAACATGAACACAATTCGAAGATttagagattcaattaaatagactttgcttatcgtgtcgaaatcaaataagattcaggtttaaatttggtcggaaattcccgggtcatcacaactactgcatgctattatctgctttcgattgcatgatacttgtcgttattgccatgctacttactgttatacatgatctagactgttgtagttatttggcctaatacgtgcttgctttatgacttactgacatgaaaaatttatttttccttgttcagatgtcggaaattccacctgctatcattttgggcagttcagactcttcagccacttcacctgccactgttacCGATCCACCGATCCTGTCagcgacacactctagtgacccaggcgcttcgaCTTCCGGAGCTAGCAGCCATACTCCTGCCCCAATGGCTACTTCTGACAGAGCCCAGGACCCCCGGAGATTCCAGATCcatctgccccaggaccctcggggtTACAGCCTCGCTCCGGTGATGTTGTGATTCCCACGGAATTTGAGGAGGGTCCATTCCGTAaccagtatcgccattggtgccaacGCGCTCCTGACGGACGTCTCGTGCCTATTCCACCcttcagataccgacagatgatggccgcccgaggggagccagtacagccacccgtgcagccacctccacacgattcagatgatccttcatccgacgactcatctacagacgactctagtgatgatGACTCTGACAAGGAGGACCCCgaagatgcacctgttcagccaccctccaccccgccgaagaagcggtatcacttCGACGataccattattccggggatcaacagaggacgagcattcactgacgtatttggtcgacgtcgtagggttaccgccggaaagtggcttgtgccgtatcctactGATCCTTTCATTCGTAAGCCTTAAcgcctcgcagcctctacttctggagccggaccgtcagaaccgccagctccaccagcaccaccagtaccgacTGCACCTcctgccccacccactccctctgtcgaggaactgatgagggaggtggagatcctccgtgctcgggtaactgagctcgaggaccagatgtctcatgtattggacatcctacacccaccttcaccgtagggattttgtagtagatttcattatgtaatttagttgtagttttatgtttcacttatgtattgtacgaacttatacagatgagcaacttattattaatgaatggaactttgcgttatttaattcttgcacaatgttctatttacattactttatgatgattctgtggtatttgtacctagatgcattacttaataaacatgtgatgtgttgatttcatgttggttaccatataccgtattattactatttgcatattggattttgacttaagtcaaaaattttgtttagaacaccatgaccaacggacgatcaacatca
This genomic stretch from Rutidosis leptorrhynchoides isolate AG116_Rl617_1_P2 chromosome 11, CSIRO_AGI_Rlap_v1, whole genome shotgun sequence harbors:
- the LOC139875340 gene encoding uncharacterized protein — translated: MALCREFDNPDLFITFTSNSKWPEIDGILSYVDGQKAPNSPEIVARVFKQKLDALTNDNMKEHIFGTCQAGLYIIEFQKRGLPHVHMLIWLTRDYKCNTPSDIDDLISAEIPSQIHDPEGFKAVTEYMLHGPCGGTHMDAPCIIDRKCSKHFPKLYYAETTIDEDGYANYRCRNNRVKFRKNNTNLDNSFVVPYNRYLLLKYNAHINVEWCNRSRAIKYLFKYLNKGPDRATIVIQENMIPNENSTVQTVINVDEIKNYLDCRYLSPCEAVWRLFSFDIHYSRPSVIKLSYHLPNQQSVTLRDSRQLPPILHRESVKETMFTQWDGTLHPTFKDACFAHGLLNDDKEWTEAISEARLWATGSQLRDLFVTMLLFYNVSQPLTLWELNWEALSEDILYKKKRKIFNFPDLILTEAQLKNYCLVEIQGILNKNGKSLADFPELPQPDQSMLTQMDNRLIREELNYNIKEMTTLHNTLFSSLNPEQLQIYLQVINAVHKQQGGLFFLYGPSGTGKTLLYNAVLAKLRSERLIVLAVASSGITSLLLPGGWTAHTRFVIPLELMENSTCGIKQQTHLASLIQEVRLIIWDEASMTQRFAFEALDKTLRDILGAKDDRNRSKIFGGMPVLLGGDFRQILLVIPKGKRQEIVHACINRSELWQHCNLHTLSRNMRVNEYTPDGHLDARKQNFNKWVLDIGEGKVPAIAKDREDEPTWIKIPEEFIISSSKPPIETIVDTIFPDFPVRQDDEDYLREGAILTPRNDDADEINKHMFKKLQGATMTYKSSDEICKGLTDSMEQQQTYPVEYLNTLNFPGVPPHKLKLKLGQTVMLLRNLPNRRSVQRNTSLPNRFQKVCSSSPDYNRLAYRKNSHHSTDCSYVGPNKMALCDATNSIPSQALLCNDNKQKPGTIFKICRSLPTETSF